In Pyrus communis chromosome 8, drPyrComm1.1, whole genome shotgun sequence, one genomic interval encodes:
- the LOC137742540 gene encoding zinc transporter 11-like, whose protein sequence is MLVKVWCMVLVFVGTFAARMSPYFLKWNEGFLVLGTQFAGGIFLGTALMHFLSDSNKTFESLTEKEYPFAYMMASLGFLITMLADSVVSYVYAKQKDSDPEVQRKAVQKGHDVHGDHPATVGSVGDSILLIVALCFHSFFEGIAIGVASTKAEAWKALWTVSLHKIFAAIAMAIALLRMIPDRPFLSCAVYAFLFAISSPIGIGVGIMIDAATQGRTADWISAISIGLACGVFIYVSINHLLSKGYTAHKSVSVDTPHYKFLAVLFGIGVVSVVMIWDT, encoded by the exons ATGCTCGTAAAGGTATGGTGCatggttttggtttttgttggGACATTTGCAGCCAGAATGTCTCCCTACTTCTTAAAGTGGAACGAGGGGTTTCTGGTTCTAGGAACGCAGTTTGCTGGCGGTATTTTTCTGGGTACAGCTCTCATGCACTTTCTCAGTGATTCAAACAAGACTTTCGAAAGCTTGACTGAGAAGGAATACCCTTTTGCATATATGATGGCGAGCCTGGGGTTCTTGATCACCATGCTTGCGGATTCTGTGGTTTCATATGTGTATGCTAAGCAGAAGGACAGTGACCCTGAAGTTCAAA GAAAGGCCGTTCAAAAG GGCCATGATGTTCATGGTGACCACCCTGCAACAGTTGGTTCAGTTGGGGATAGCATCTTGTTGATCGTAGCCTTGTGTTTCCACTCTTTCTTTGAGGGTATCGCCATCGGAGTTGCCAGCACGAAAGCTGAAGCTTGGAAGGCTCTGTGGACGGTCAGTCTGCACAAAATCTTTGCAGCCATCGCCATGGCCATTGCTCTCCTCCGAATGATTCCAGACCGTCCCTTCTTATCATGCGCGGTATATGCTTTTCTGTTTGCCATTTCCAGTCCAATTGGTATCGGAGTTGGGATCATGATAGATGCCGCAACTCAAGGTAGAACAGCAGATTGGATCTCTGCCATATCGATAGGTCTGGCATGCGGCGTGTTCATATATGTATCCATAAACCATCTGCTGTCAAAGGGTTATACAGCTCACAAGTCAGTCTCTGTTGACACTCCCCACTACAAGTTTTTGGCTGTGTTGTTTGGAATCGGAGTGGTATCAGTTGTCATGATCTGGGACACTTAA
- the LOC137742488 gene encoding mitochondrial import inner membrane translocase subunit TIM50-like, with protein sequence MSSILLRSRSVSWLLKRNRRLLSSDVASTPSKEPLIGAQSLVSDLTSPPPPPPQSTPAPNASSSKSWNFLKYSLIGAITGATACVGYVSYAYSLEEIDEKTKALRAAPSTIRLADDASALEKFKNWVYSSAVTVPAKAAEAYIDARRNIEEQIRGYTEPYAEKLLPDLHPMEKHVFTLVLDLQETLLYSYWTREKGWQTIKRPGVDAFLEHLAQFYEIIVYSDYSNMYVDPVMERLDTKNCVRYRLGKAATKYQNGQHYRDLSKLNRDPKKIIYLSAHARENSLQPENGAIIKPYKYELDDTALVDFIPFLEFVARNPPVDIRQVLESYEGRDIPAEFIRRSKEHQQRMQNQKQQGRLWRR encoded by the exons ATGTCCTCGATACTGCTTCGGTCCCGTTCAGTCTCCTGGCTGTTAAAGCGCAATCGACGCCTATTGAGCTCCGATGTGGCTTCAACCCCTTCCAAAGAACCGCTCATCGGAGCCCAATCCCTAGTCTCCGATCTcacatctccacctccaccgcCACCTCAAAGCACTCCCGCTCCGAACGCTTCAAGTAGCAAATCTTGGAACTTTCTCAAGTACTCGCTCATTGGCGCGATCACTGGAGCCACTGCTTGTGTTGGTTATGTCTCGTATG CTTACTCTTTGGAAGAAATCGATGAAAAGACCAAGGCTCTCCGAGCAGCACCTTCAACTATCAGGTTGGCAGATGATGCATCCGCTCTTGAA aaatttaaaaattgggTATACTCTTCTGCAGTTACAG TGCCTGCTAAAGCAGCTGAAGCTTACATTGATGCAAGGAGGAATATTGAAGAACAAATTCGA GGTTATACTGAACCATACGCAGAGAAGCTTCTCCCAGATTTGCATCCCATGGAGAAACATGTTTTTACCCTTGTTCTGGATCTCCAGGAGACATTACTGTACTCTTATTGGACG CGAGAAAAGGGCTGGCAGACTATCAAAAGACCTGGAGTTGATGCCTTCTTGGAACATCTTGCTCAGTTTTATGAAATCATTGTGTATTCAGACTATTCAAATATG TATGTAGATCCTGTAATGGAGAGACTGGACACCAAGAATTGTGTAAGATATAGGCTGGGAAAGGCTGCCACTAAGTATCAGAATGGACAACATTATAGG GACCTTTCAAAACTTAACCGAGATCCAAAAAAGATCATCTATCTGAGTGCCCATGCACGAGAAAATAGTCTCCAGCCCGAAAATGGTGCCATAATAAAGCCATATAAGTATGAGTTGGATGACACAGCTCTTGTGGATTTCATACCATTTCTTGAGT TTGTTGCCCGTAATCCTCCAGTAGATATCAGGCAAGTATTGGAATCATATGAAGGGCGTGATATTCCTGCAGAGTTCATTAGGCGATCTAAAGAGCATCAACA GCGGATGCAAAATCAGAAGCAGCAGGGTCGATTATGGAGACGTTGA